Proteins from one Bacteroidota bacterium genomic window:
- a CDS encoding porin family protein has product MRYSLQIRITCFLLLLFLGLTTGFSQSAYLGAYGGSYLYAVTDNLYDYSNNGIENYYHSKKISGGRGYNLGIKAGIKVNDYLGLELLLNSFNGKEGTLYSEYLYSYWVDTLRDTIMVKISGSRKARMIRIIPSLRFSLPGDHRVNPYIRIGGIIGFPKMTINTSDEDDDDRDGVLDYDDIVYEYKGGMAFGFHAGAGVEIKIIEKLFLSLEIAGNVISWTPERSTVTEWTTNGTNVINNKSKYDLETEYVKEYSYDPNNIDETSPRKSVRFSIPYSNIEWNAGIVYRF; this is encoded by the coding sequence ATGAGATATAGTTTACAAATCAGGATCACTTGTTTTCTGTTATTGCTTTTCCTGGGCCTGACAACAGGATTTTCTCAATCGGCTTACCTTGGGGCCTATGGCGGATCGTATCTGTATGCAGTTACAGACAACCTTTATGATTATTCCAACAATGGAATCGAAAATTATTACCATTCGAAAAAGATCTCCGGAGGCCGTGGCTATAACCTGGGAATCAAAGCTGGTATCAAAGTGAACGACTATCTTGGCCTGGAATTATTGCTTAATTCTTTTAATGGCAAGGAAGGAACCCTGTATTCAGAGTATCTGTATTCCTATTGGGTGGATACCCTTCGCGATACTATTATGGTTAAAATCAGTGGTTCCAGAAAAGCAAGAATGATAAGGATTATACCTTCACTAAGGTTTTCCTTGCCGGGAGACCATCGTGTTAATCCATACATCAGGATCGGAGGGATAATCGGATTTCCTAAAATGACCATTAATACGTCGGATGAAGATGATGATGATCGTGATGGTGTGTTGGACTATGACGATATTGTCTATGAATATAAAGGCGGGATGGCTTTTGGATTTCATGCCGGGGCGGGTGTGGAAATAAAAATTATTGAAAAGTTATTCCTATCGCTGGAGATCGCAGGTAATGTAATTTCCTGGACTCCTGAACGCAGTACGGTAACAGAATGGACAACCAACGGAACCAATGTGATCAATAATAAATCAAAATATGATCTTGAAACGGAATACGTGAAGGAATATAGCTATGATCCCAATAATATCGATGAAACATCACCCAGGAAATCAGTAAGGTTTTCTATTCCATACAGCAACATAGAATGGAACGCAGGCATTGTATACAGATTTTAA
- a CDS encoding PEGA domain-containing protein — protein sequence MITVAKKAFLLLLFVFFTAFLYADEFKVISFESDPSDLSAQRFSRKDINDRNCAIIKVKTDLSGLSFNANKGIEGNVIEKTGEYWLYVSPGEKRIEVKKQDFIPLQFDLNRNIESGMVYVLILTSQDMFDKGNTTGFLLLISEPTDAEVWINGEYRGQTTFQNEFQQGQYSLRLVKEMYDPLETSFTIYPDSTLEISSTLMAAYSVVNIVSLPEDSAGIILDDKPLGAFTPFSAQITPGRHKLTLRKELFEPLTYEFDIEKGETRSLDLEMKPIFGIVNITSPADVEIFVDGNSVGKGSFSGRLPKGMHTIEGRKDSHHPHTEKIEIITGQNHVISLSPIPITGSLSVQSEPPKADIFIDGDPYGTTPRIINDLLVGNHVLELRMDGKEPVIRQITISEDTRTQASESLVAAAIVPVKPKKQEEQPGTQKQAESEPKAQTQKKEGFGHKGFYIKPFAKYSFGMAGMGNLYPFSQYNYSYERYNSDSRTYTYETNRIMPGKGFSYGGALGYYFNDYFGFEFEMNSFNGARKELTWDYAVASDTYNYVINELQTFQSKSLNYTASVLLALPTEYILFYSRIGAVLSNTKIRISMEIDDVYNYIPSGSSFWETETYQYFEEWEYTGPMSFGLKGGLGIDVKIADHFYWNLELTGQYLTFTPDNGSRLDAYEYENGQPVNIENSDYYTRIEFLEEYTVPADFDDIDKSQPRKVMECTYPFHSIGFVSGFKIKF from the coding sequence ATGATTACTGTTGCGAAGAAGGCTTTTCTGCTTCTCTTATTTGTATTTTTTACAGCGTTCCTCTATGCTGATGAGTTTAAAGTGATCTCCTTCGAAAGCGATCCTTCTGACCTTTCTGCCCAGCGCTTTTCCAGAAAAGACATCAACGATCGTAATTGCGCGATCATTAAAGTGAAAACCGATCTTAGCGGACTCAGCTTCAATGCCAATAAAGGGATTGAAGGTAATGTGATCGAAAAAACCGGTGAGTATTGGCTCTATGTCTCCCCTGGTGAAAAGCGGATTGAAGTTAAAAAACAAGATTTTATTCCTTTGCAATTTGATCTGAACCGGAACATTGAATCGGGAATGGTATATGTGCTTATCCTGACAAGCCAGGATATGTTTGATAAGGGTAACACCACGGGATTTCTGCTGCTTATCAGTGAACCAACAGACGCAGAGGTCTGGATAAACGGCGAGTACCGGGGACAAACCACTTTTCAGAATGAGTTTCAGCAAGGCCAATACTCCTTGCGCCTGGTGAAAGAAATGTACGATCCTCTTGAGACCAGTTTTACAATTTATCCGGATTCAACACTGGAGATTTCATCAACCCTTATGGCCGCTTATAGCGTGGTTAATATAGTCTCCCTCCCTGAAGATAGTGCAGGCATCATCCTGGATGATAAACCTTTGGGTGCATTTACCCCTTTTTCAGCGCAGATCACGCCGGGCAGACATAAACTGACTCTCCGGAAAGAGCTTTTTGAACCGCTGACCTATGAATTTGATATTGAAAAAGGTGAAACACGCAGCCTGGATCTCGAGATGAAGCCCATCTTCGGAATTGTAAATATTACTTCTCCGGCAGATGTTGAGATATTTGTTGATGGAAATTCTGTGGGCAAAGGCTCTTTTTCAGGAAGATTGCCTAAAGGAATGCATACAATCGAGGGGCGTAAGGATAGCCATCATCCGCATACCGAAAAAATCGAAATCATAACGGGACAGAATCATGTTATAAGCCTCTCTCCAATCCCAATAACAGGATCACTTTCCGTGCAGTCTGAACCGCCCAAAGCTGATATTTTTATCGATGGCGACCCATATGGCACTACTCCGCGTATTATCAACGATCTTCTGGTTGGAAACCATGTCCTTGAGCTTAGAATGGACGGAAAAGAACCCGTAATTCGCCAGATAACCATCAGCGAAGATACAAGAACCCAGGCCTCAGAGTCTCTGGTCGCAGCAGCCATTGTGCCTGTTAAACCCAAAAAACAGGAGGAACAACCGGGTACTCAAAAACAGGCAGAATCGGAACCAAAAGCCCAAACACAAAAGAAAGAGGGCTTCGGACATAAAGGTTTTTATATTAAGCCTTTTGCAAAGTACTCGTTCGGTATGGCGGGAATGGGTAACCTTTATCCATTTTCCCAATACAATTACAGCTATGAACGATACAACTCAGACTCCAGAACCTATACCTATGAAACAAACCGCATAATGCCAGGAAAAGGGTTTTCCTACGGCGGCGCCTTGGGGTATTATTTTAATGATTATTTCGGATTTGAATTTGAAATGAACTCATTTAATGGTGCCAGGAAAGAACTGACCTGGGATTATGCCGTTGCGAGCGATACGTATAATTATGTGATCAATGAGTTGCAGACCTTTCAATCCAAATCTTTAAACTATACTGCTTCAGTGCTGTTGGCTCTTCCTACAGAATATATCCTTTTCTATTCACGGATCGGGGCTGTGCTGTCAAATACGAAAATCAGGATAAGCATGGAAATCGATGATGTATATAATTATATCCCTTCAGGATCTTCCTTCTGGGAAACCGAGACATATCAATATTTTGAGGAATGGGAGTATACCGGACCAATGTCTTTCGGACTAAAAGGAGGGCTTGGCATCGATGTAAAAATTGCCGATCACTTCTACTGGAATCTTGAGCTTACCGGTCAATACCTGACTTTTACACCGGATAATGGCTCCCGTCTGGATGCTTATGAATATGAAAACGGGCAGCCTGTGAATATTGAGAACTCTGACTATTATACCCGGATTGAGTTTTTGGAGGAGTATACCGTACCTGCAGATTTTGATGATATTGATAAATCCCAACCCAGAAAAGTTATGGAATGTACCTATCCATTTCATTCTATCGGTTTTGTTTCTGGTTTTAAAATAAAGTTTTGA
- a CDS encoding LPP20 family lipoprotein — protein sequence MKVFFTLLLLFLYCSTGVFSQEIQEILQSGNFIWGRGEAITYQKADKMALDDLISKISVEVQSDFVNMVVEENDSILEYTKAVVRTYSNIHLYWSESKVEEDESQGLTRVYRFIKKDNLHKIFDDRKTKIIDYAKTGYEAETELRLDDALRNYYWALVLLRSHPEHGSLKFKLGDHTEVLLSTRLYDKINQLLSNLDISIYQVMEDKDKNVKTFTIKIDYDGKPIEGLDYQYFSGNNYTEARGKDGFGVIELFGASAESLDKIRVLVEYQYTNKCEWDSELSSVINNTPPPPFFRKSEYWLRLPDRESITGMKSKKAHITYQTLQDNNIRKKDYRKTVNDIIEGIQTGNVQSLEHFFTWEGYEMFIKLVHNGNVKVLPLTDTMSIIEVNDEVMVRSVPMLFAFQNNTKKFLENVVFIFNKDQKIDAISFALSDKAIGDIANMPERWGSVEEKYQLIKFMEYYKTAYSLKRLDYIESIFADDALIIVGHVLEKAEPIDGMYMKLGNDQVKYIRRTKKEYMESLRKVFISNEFVNIQFEGSDVERINDPSDKLYGIQIEQHYYSANYADKGFLFLLIDLNDTMNPKIYVRSWQPQKNPNGSIIGLSDFHF from the coding sequence ATGAAGGTATTTTTTACACTGCTACTTCTTTTTTTGTACTGTTCTACGGGTGTTTTTTCCCAGGAAATACAGGAAATACTCCAATCCGGGAACTTCATCTGGGGCAGGGGAGAAGCTATAACATACCAGAAAGCAGATAAAATGGCTCTCGACGATCTTATTTCCAAGATTTCTGTGGAGGTGCAGAGCGATTTTGTAAACATGGTGGTTGAAGAAAACGACAGCATCCTGGAATACACAAAAGCCGTTGTTAGAACCTATTCAAACATACATTTATACTGGTCTGAGAGCAAGGTTGAGGAGGACGAATCCCAGGGCCTGACACGTGTATACCGTTTTATCAAAAAAGACAACCTTCATAAAATTTTTGATGATCGCAAAACCAAGATCATCGATTATGCCAAAACCGGTTATGAAGCTGAAACCGAATTACGCCTGGATGATGCCTTGAGAAACTACTACTGGGCTTTGGTACTGCTAAGAAGCCATCCTGAACACGGCAGCCTGAAGTTTAAGCTGGGCGATCATACGGAAGTCTTACTGTCAACCCGACTTTATGATAAAATAAACCAGTTGCTTAGTAACCTGGATATCAGCATTTACCAGGTCATGGAGGATAAAGATAAGAATGTTAAAACCTTTACCATAAAGATTGATTATGATGGCAAGCCAATTGAAGGGCTTGATTACCAGTATTTTTCAGGAAATAATTATACCGAAGCACGAGGAAAAGATGGTTTTGGTGTGATCGAACTATTCGGAGCATCTGCCGAATCTTTGGACAAAATCAGGGTATTGGTTGAGTATCAATATACCAACAAATGCGAATGGGATAGCGAACTTTCAAGCGTTATCAATAACACTCCCCCTCCTCCTTTTTTTAGGAAATCAGAATACTGGTTGCGGCTTCCCGACAGGGAAAGCATCACCGGCATGAAAAGTAAAAAGGCCCATATAACCTATCAAACCTTGCAGGATAATAATATCCGGAAAAAAGATTACAGGAAAACAGTTAATGATATTATTGAGGGAATTCAAACGGGAAATGTGCAATCTCTTGAGCATTTCTTTACCTGGGAAGGGTATGAAATGTTCATCAAGCTTGTTCACAATGGAAATGTGAAGGTGTTGCCGCTTACCGATACTATGAGCATAATAGAGGTCAATGATGAAGTTATGGTGCGCTCAGTGCCAATGCTCTTTGCTTTTCAAAATAACACGAAAAAATTCCTGGAAAATGTTGTTTTTATTTTTAATAAAGATCAAAAGATCGATGCAATATCGTTTGCTCTGAGCGATAAGGCAATAGGTGACATCGCAAATATGCCGGAAAGATGGGGTAGCGTTGAAGAAAAATACCAGCTCATAAAATTTATGGAATATTATAAGACGGCCTACTCATTGAAACGGCTTGATTATATCGAATCCATTTTTGCCGATGATGCCCTCATCATTGTCGGTCATGTGTTGGAAAAGGCTGAGCCTATTGATGGAATGTACATGAAACTGGGAAATGATCAGGTGAAGTACATCCGCAGAACCAAAAAAGAATACATGGAATCATTAAGAAAAGTTTTTATCAGCAACGAATTTGTTAACATCCAGTTTGAAGGTTCCGATGTGGAAAGAATTAATGATCCCTCTGATAAATTATACGGAATACAGATCGAACAACATTATTACTCGGCAAATTATGCTGATAAGGGATTTTTGTTTTTATTAATAGATTTGAATGATACCATGAACCCCAAAATCTATGTCCGGTCCTGGCAACCTCAAAAAAATCCCAATGGCAGTATTATCGGCCTGAGTGATTTTCACTTTTAG